The following proteins come from a genomic window of Gordonia westfalica:
- a CDS encoding ABC transporter permease, with product MADQTLSISASGVRVSGESDSANSSSAQAKTKSRRLHTVIRALSPVAVLIIWQVGSALGIIPQDRLPAPSLIAEAGWEVLSNGHLLDAIAASAQRVAIGLTIGVLIGVGLGLLVGLSKYADSIVDPNMQAIRALPLFGLIPLFILWFGIGEMPKVLLVALGALFPLYLNTSAAIRQIDPKLVETARVLGFSRLTTIRDLIVPGAMPQILVGLRQALAIAWLSLIVAEQIAATSGLGYLINNARDFLRTDIIFFGLIVYAALGLITDAIVRALERYTTRYQNR from the coding sequence GTGGCCGACCAGACCCTGAGCATCAGCGCGTCCGGAGTACGTGTATCCGGCGAATCCGACTCCGCGAATTCGTCATCCGCGCAAGCGAAGACGAAGAGTCGGCGTCTGCACACCGTGATCCGGGCGTTGTCGCCCGTCGCCGTCCTCATCATCTGGCAGGTCGGCAGTGCACTCGGGATCATCCCGCAGGACCGGCTTCCCGCGCCATCGCTGATCGCCGAGGCCGGGTGGGAGGTGCTGTCCAACGGTCACCTCCTCGACGCCATCGCGGCATCCGCGCAGCGCGTGGCGATCGGACTCACCATCGGTGTTCTCATCGGCGTCGGGCTCGGCCTGCTCGTCGGGCTGAGCAAGTACGCGGACTCGATCGTCGACCCCAACATGCAGGCAATCCGAGCACTTCCGCTGTTCGGACTGATCCCGCTCTTCATCCTCTGGTTCGGCATCGGGGAGATGCCCAAGGTGTTGCTCGTCGCCCTCGGCGCGCTGTTCCCGCTGTACCTCAACACCTCGGCCGCCATCCGGCAGATCGACCCCAAGCTCGTCGAAACCGCACGGGTGCTGGGATTCTCGAGACTGACCACCATCCGCGACCTCATCGTCCCCGGCGCGATGCCGCAGATCCTGGTGGGTCTCCGCCAGGCCCTCGCGATCGCCTGGCTCAGCCTGATCGTCGCCGAACAGATCGCCGCGACCTCCGGCCTGGGATACCTGATCAACAATGCCCGGGACTTCCTCCGCACGGACATCATCTTCTTCGGCCTGATCGTCTACGCCGCACTGGGTTTGATCACCGACGCCATCGTGCGCGCCCTCGAGCGCTACACCACCCGGTACCAGAACCGTTGA
- a CDS encoding ABC transporter ATP-binding protein, translated as MTAIATRDLEVTASSAPGETATYAAEVDNASLSYGDNPVLRDVTLRVGAHEIVALIGRSGSGKSTLLRLLAGLSQTETGTVRTAGYPAVSFQEPRLFPWRTVLQNVGFGLVREKVGKSEAKERARTTLDEVGLTDKTGAWPAQLSGGQAQRVSLARALVARPQLLLLDEPFGALDALTRRTMHELLISLWRDNRFGALLVTHDVDEALRLADRVVVLADGRIVEDIAVPNPRGAAGRGDGSDDIVDPEIPRLRAELLTALGVAEPAH; from the coding sequence ATGACCGCCATCGCCACCCGCGACCTCGAGGTCACCGCCTCCTCCGCCCCGGGGGAGACGGCCACCTACGCCGCCGAGGTCGACAACGCGAGCCTCAGTTACGGCGACAACCCCGTCCTGCGCGACGTGACCCTCCGCGTCGGCGCGCACGAGATCGTCGCGCTCATCGGGCGCAGCGGCAGCGGCAAGTCCACGTTGCTGCGTCTGCTCGCCGGTCTCTCCCAGACCGAAACCGGCACCGTGCGCACCGCCGGTTACCCCGCGGTCTCGTTCCAGGAACCACGCCTCTTCCCGTGGCGCACCGTGCTGCAGAACGTCGGTTTCGGTCTGGTCCGGGAGAAGGTCGGCAAGTCCGAGGCCAAGGAGCGCGCCCGCACAACCCTCGACGAGGTCGGTCTGACCGACAAGACCGGCGCCTGGCCGGCGCAGCTGTCGGGTGGTCAGGCGCAACGTGTTTCGCTCGCCCGCGCCCTGGTCGCACGGCCGCAACTCCTGCTGCTCGACGAACCGTTCGGCGCGCTCGACGCACTGACCCGCCGCACCATGCACGAGCTCCTGATCTCGCTCTGGCGCGACAACCGGTTCGGCGCACTGCTCGTCACCCATGACGTCGACGAGGCACTCCGACTCGCCGATCGTGTCGTCGTGCTGGCCGACGGCCGCATCGTCGAGGACATCGCCGTCCCCAACCCGCGCGGCGCCGCCGGCCGGGGCGACGGCTCCGACGACATCG